Part of the Malaya genurostris strain Urasoe2022 unplaced genomic scaffold, Malgen_1.1 HiC_scaffold_61, whole genome shotgun sequence genome, TTCTCAATCCCTGGTCCATTGTTTCCTCCTGGTGAAACGACCGTGGTTTCGATTTTTGGTTCCTCGCCAATTATGGCAATTCTCGATTCCGGATGGCTCGGTTCAACCGAGTATGGCGGTGGGAAATCGACAAGTGAAGTTACGTCTCCGTCATACGCCGGTGGAGGACCTCCCGGTAAGCGCACCGATGGTGAAGTTGGACGGATACTGGCAGGGCTCGGATTGTTTCGCCTTGACTGATTTTCTTCTCTTTGGTGGAATTCGTAATTGTGACGAGTTTCATACTTTGGCGGACGATCGCGCAACCTGCGCAGCACCCGTATTTGAATAGAAGACAGAGAAACCCGGCTCAAGCTAGGGCGATTGAGTTCACTTGCAAGTCTCCGTTGGTTGTTATTTCTGTTCAATTTAAAATGGTTTATAGATATAGATATTCCTGGTAAATCAGAACAGCTCCTTGAAGCCTGTGCTTACCTGGCTCTCGTTCGTATAGTTTTGTACAAAAGCGTAGCTAATGCTGAAACACCAATTATCATAACAGTGGCTAGTGCCACTTGAGCTGCCGTTAAATAAAATAAGGAATCTTGAGTGCTGTGGAAAAACAATACCAAGCTGAAAAGATTTCATTGCAAACAATAATAATAGAGAACCAACACTTACAGGCATTCACCGTTTGCATCTTTCCAGCAATGCTGACATCGACCTGCATAGCATACCGTACCACCAAAACAACATGATATACATGCATGACCCTCACTGGGACATAGGTAACAACGGCCGGCCTCTTCGTTGTACTCAAATTCTGGCCTACACTCACATGTCCTGTTGGCAACGCATTCTTGTGTAGATTGATTACAAGAGATCTCACCGCATGGTATCTTATCAAAGTGCTCCCAATCGAACGGGTCATCGTAGGTATCTATAACAGTAAAGTTTTAGCAAAAGATGAGTGAGTTCAATAGATGAAGTTTCCGTTTCGAGTTCACCCCACCATCTGATGTGACAACCAAAGCCATCACCAACACCCAATGCAGACAACAGGATATCACAACTTTACACTGCATAGCTCACCGATGCATACTGGCAATTGTTACGGAGTGGACAAATATCTATTTTGCACTAGAATTTGCCGTATATTTGCGATAGGTGATTAGGACCATTAATAACTATGGCCAGCAACTCATAAAGATAAGATTTACTTCTTATCGTGCAACGCAAATTCAAACGTTAGACGTTTTCGATTTTTGGGTAATTAATCAATTTCCGTGAGTGTCGAAAAAGTGCTAGTCGCCATTCCTGGCTGCAACAGTCTAAAGTCAGTTAGAAAACCGTGACACGTTAGCGAGTACAGTGGCACATCGCGAACTAATTCTGTCAGCCACCCAACCCAAGATGAGTTCCCAAAGCAGGGAACTAGATAACAATCCTTATCAATAGAGTGAGTTCGGTTGCTTGTCGAAAAGTCCAACTATTCGCTGACTACTGATAAGATAAAGCAAAGTATACGAACATGACTTTCTATGTGGTTCGCGCCGTTTACCTTTCGTATCAGAAATCACTTAttgaatgtttatttttttttaaattattgggAATATACCTTCGGTTAGAACAAAGCGGTTGAAAAAGTTACACACTGAAAACACGTGAGTAACATACCTTTTCCCTACTTTTGCGTCTGTGCTTATCTTTCGAAGAAACCCAAACAGACCAAAACAGTAGATTACAAACATGAATACTAGTAGTATTCATGCATTTGGCTGCTGTTTTGTGTATGAGACGTTGGTCTCGCAAACCAGATATCGTATGTTGGATTCCGGTCTAGAAGGATTTCGACTTGCAGGGAAAGTCACCTTCTCTGGAAATGTTGATGTTTTCCAATATAATGTTACGAAACattatgaaaaaaagaacaaATCTATCA contains:
- the LOC131440064 gene encoding uncharacterized protein LOC131440064, with product MQCKVVISCCLHWVLVMALVVTSDDTYDDPFDWEHFDKIPCGEISCNQSTQECVANRTCECRPEFEYNEEAGRCYLCPSEGHACISCCFGGTVCYAGRCQHCWKDANGECLTQDSLFYLTAAQVALATVMIIGVSALATLLYKTIRTRARNNNQRRLASELNRPSLSRVSLSSIQIRVLRRLRDRPPKYETRHNYEFHQREENQSRRNNPSPASIRPTSPSVRLPGGPPPAYDGDVTSLVDFPPPYSVEPSHPESRIAIIGEEPKIETTVVSPGGNNGPGIENRAYENTEDCEPKVTERLDINLSKSDEHKTIHI